Proteins encoded in a region of the Ziziphus jujuba cultivar Dongzao chromosome 3, ASM3175591v1 genome:
- the LOC107423592 gene encoding transcription factor EGL1, whose translation MANGSHNHEGIPENLRKQLAVAVRSIQWSYAIFWSLSKTRQGVLEWYDGYYNGDIKTRKTVQAMELKADKIGLQRSVQLRELYKSLLEDQTDQQAKRHSAALSPDDLSDAEWYYLVCMSFVFEPGQGLPGRALANGQTIWLSNAQYADSKVFSRSLLAKSASIQTVVCFPHLGGVIEIGVTDLVSEDLNLLQRIKASLLDFSKPVCSDISSPAPHRADDDSDPICAKVDQEIPDTLALKNLCSPSEDVKFDQHGHPEEFSIDSPDECSNGCEHNHQTEDSYMLEGTNGGGASQVQSWHFMDDDFYTGVQDSMNSSDCISEAFVNQDKAFSSPKHENLEQMHLKELQNSNHTKLNSLDLGTDEDLHYKRTLATILGGPSQLIENPCFRSCDFGFSFTKWKRGGQVNNYRPRIQQSMLKKILFSVPFMYGRCSLKEQKQGVGKAWPSKVQNDCNGHVKYDKLKENERFLLLRTMVPSITEIDKASILNDTIKYLKELEARVEELESYMGSVNYESRARKKYLDIVEQTSDNYKNGKTTWITKRKACDIDETDPDLSRVIHKEGPPLDIKVSLKDQEVLIEMRCPYREYILLDIMDAINNLHLDAHSVRSNNHDGVLTLTLKSKFRGAALAPVAMIKQELWKIAGKF comes from the exons ATGGCTAATGGGAGTCATAACCATGAAGGAATACCAGAAAATCTAAGAAAACAACTTGCTGTTGCTGTAAGGAGTATCCAGTGGAGCTATGCAATTTTCTGGTCATTGTCAAAAACACGACAAGG GGTACTGGAATGGTATGATGGGTACTACAATGGGGACATCAAAACAAGGAAGACAGTCCAAGCCATGGAACTTAAAGCCGATAAGATAGGCTTACAGAGAAGTGTACAAttaagagagctttacaagtccCTCTTGGAAGATCAAACTGACCAACAAGCAAAAAGGCATTCTGCTGCATTGTCTCCAGACGATCTCTCTGATGCTGAATGGTATTACTTGGTGTGCATGTCCTTCGTATTCGAGCCCGGTCAGGG TCTACCAGGAAGAGCTTTAGCAAATGGGCAAACCATCTGGTTGAGCAATGCTCAATATGCAGATAGCAAAGTGTTCTCCCGATCTTTGCTAGCTAAG AGTGCTTCAATTCAG ACTGTGGTCTGCTTTCCTCACCTGGGAGGTGTAATTGAGATAGGTGTTACCGACCTG GTATCGGAGGACCTGAATCTCCTTCAGCGCATCAAGGCTTCCTTACTAGATTTCTCAAAGCCTGTTTGTTCTGACATATCTTCTCCTGCTCCTCATAGAGCAGATGATGATTCAGACCCAATCTGTGCTAAGGTTGACCAAGAGATACCCGATACTTTGGCTTTGAAGAATCTTTGTTCTCCTTCAGAAGATGTCAAATTTGATCAACATGGACACCCTGAAGAGTTCAGCATCGATTCTCCCGATGAATGCTCGAATGGTTGTGAGCACAATCACCAGACAGAGGATTCCTATATGCTGGAAGGTACAAATGGCGGTGGGGCTTCTCAAGTCCAGAGTTGGCATTTTATGGATGATGACTTTTACACTGGTGTTCAAGATTCTATGAATTCAAGTGACTGCATATCTGAGGCTTTTGTTAACCAAGATAAGGCTTTCTCTTCTCCCAAGCATGAAAATCTAGAGCAGATGCATTTGAAAGAACTTCAAAACTCCAATCATACAAAACTGAACTCCTTGGATCTTGGAACTGATGAAGACTTGCACTACAAAAGAACTCTTGCTACTATTCTTGGAGGTCCATCTCAATTAATTGAAAATCCATGTTTTCGAAGTTGTGATTTCGGGTTCAGTTTTACAAAATGGAAAAGAGGAGGACAGGTTAATAATTATAGGCCAAGGATACAGCAGAGCatgttaaagaaaattttgttttcagtTCCATTCATGTATGGTCGTTGCTCCCTTAAGGAACAAAAACAAGGTGTTGGAAAGGCTTGGCCTTCAAAAGTGCAAAATGATTGCAATGGACATGTTAAGTATgataaattaaaagagaatGAAAGGTTTCTGCTCCTGAGGACAATGGTTCCTTCTATTACTGAG ATTGATAAAGCATCAATCCTCAATGACACAATTAAATACTTGAAAGAGCTCGAGGCAAGAGTAGAAGAGTTAGAATCTTACATGGGATCTGTGAATTACGAATCAAGAGCTAGAAAAAAATACTTGGATATAGTAGAACAGACATCAGATAActacaaaaatggaaaaaccacTTGGATAACCAAAAGGAAAGCCTGTGACATTGATGAAACTGATCCAGATCTCAGTAGAGTTATTCACAAGGAAGGCCCGCCATTAGATATAAAAGTCAGTTTAAAAGATCAGGAGGTTCTGATTGAGATGAGATGCCCTTATCGAGAATATATTTTGCTTGATATCATGGACGCCATAAACAATCTGCATTTAGATGCCCACTCAGTTCGATCTAATAATCATGATGGTGTTCTGACATTGACCCTCAAATCCAAG TTTCGAGGGGCAGCACTTGCACCGGTGGCGATGATCAAACAAGAACTTTGGAAAATCGCTGGTAAGTTTTGA
- the LOC107406234 gene encoding beta-amylase 2, chloroplastic, which translates to MTMSTIQVLHSLRCPIACFAAPIASSSSNTRTLLNSPSLRFGFWGSVGRNSWRSRGAFGLASARFRTLAMVSYGGERTVGHFTVNDSADAMDDSQVADTPPKLPERDFSGTPYVPVYVMLPLGIINMNCELVNPEDIVNQLRILKSVNVDGVMVDCWWGIVEANAPQVYNWSGYRRLFQIVRDLNLKLQVVMSFHECGGNIGDDVHIPLPGWVTEIGQSNPDIYFTDREGRRNSECLSWGIDKERVLKGRTAVEVYFDYMRSFRVEFDEFFEEGIISEIEIGLGPCGELRYPSYPAKHGWRYPGIGEFQCYDRYLMKSLRKAAEVRGHSNWAKGPDNAGSYNSPPHDSGFFRDGGEYDSYYGRFFLNWYSQTLVDHGDRVLALANLAFEGNCIAAKLSGIHWWYKTASHAAELTAGFYNPANRDGYAPVAAMLRKHETALNFTCVELRTLDQHEDHPEALADPEGLVWQVLNSAWDVNIPVASENALPCHDRDGYNKILENAKPLNDPDGRHLSAFTYLRLSPVLMETHNFMEFERFVKRMHGEAVSDA; encoded by the exons ATGACAATGTCGACAATTCAGGTTCTTCATAGCTTGAGGTGTCCTATAGCTTGTTTCGCAGCTCCTATAGCTTCGTCCTCGTCAAATACACGGACACTTTTGAATTCTCCGAGTTTACGTTTTGGGTTTTGGGGGTCGGTGGGGCGAAACTCTTGGCGCTCGAGAGGCGCGTTTGGGTTGGCTAGTGCTCGGTTTCGGACTCTGGCAATGGTGAGCTATGGAGGAGAGAGAACTGTGGGTCATTTCACCGTTAATGATTCTGCGGACGCCATGGATGATAGCCAG GTTGCAGATACACCTCCAAAATTGCCAGAGCGTGATTTTTCAGGCACTCCTTATGTTCCTGTCTACGTGATGCTACCG CTTGGTATTATCAATATGAACTGCGAGTTGGTTAATCCAGAAGACATTGTGAATCAGCTTAGGATATTGAAGTCAGTAAATGTTGATGGTGTTATGGTTGACTGCTGGTGGGGAATTGTGGAGGCAAACGCTCCACAGGTATATAACTGGAGTGGTTACAGAAGGCTTTTTCAGATTGTTCGTGATCTTAATCTCAAGTTACAG GTTGTAATGTCATTTCATGAATGTGGAGGCAATATTGGAGATGATGTACATATTCCACTCCCTGGTTGGGTCACAGAAATTGGCCAAAGCAATCCTGACATATATTTCACTGATAGAGAAGGAAGACGCAATTCTGAATGTCTTTCATGGGGCATTGATAAAGAACGAGTTTTAAAAGGGCGAACTGCTGTTGAG GTATATTTTGACTACATGAGAAGCTTCCGTGTAGAATTTGATGAGTTTTTTGAGGAAGGAATCATTTCTGAGATTGAAATTGGACTTGGTCCGTGTGGGGAGTTACGATATCCATCTTATCCTGCTAAGCATGGTTGGAGATATCCTGGTATTGGTGAATTTCAG TGTTATGATAGGTACTTGATGAAGAGTTTGAGGAAAGCAGCAGAAGTGAGGGGACACTCAAATTGGGCGAAAGGACCAGATAATGCAGGTTCTTATAATTCACCACCACATGACTCTGGATTTTTCCGTGATGGAGGTGAATATGATAGCTACTATGGCAGATTCTTCCTTAACTGGTACTCTCAGACATTGGTTGATCATGGAGATCGTGTTCTTGCATTAGCCAATTTAGCTTTTGAAGGAAATTGTATTGCTGCAAAG CTTTCTGGTATACATTGGTGGTACAAGACTGCCAGCCATGCTGCTGAGCTGACTGCTGGATTTTACAACCCTGCAAATCGTGATGGTTATGCCCCAGTTGCAGCCATGCTACGAAAACACGAAACTGCTCTAAACTTCACATGTGTTGAATTGCGCACATTGGACCAACACGAGGACCATCCAGAGGCACTAGCAGACCCAGAGGGATTAGTTTGGCAG GTCCTAAATTCTGCATGGGATGTTAATATTCCAGTTGCAAGTGAGAATGCCCTTCCTTGTCATGATAGAGACGGCTATAACAAGATATTGGAAAATGCCAAGCCTCTGAATGATCCAGACGGGAGGCATTTATCTGCCTTTACCTACCTCAGGCTCAGTCCAGTTCTTATGGAGACACACAACTTCATGGAGTTTGAAAGATTTGTGAAGAGAATGCATG GGGAAGCAGTTTCTGATGCTTAA